The Populus trichocarpa isolate Nisqually-1 chromosome 2, P.trichocarpa_v4.1, whole genome shotgun sequence genome has a window encoding:
- the LOC18109151 gene encoding uncharacterized protein LOC18109151 isoform X2: MEYPGFSVTQRKNPQWNKVAHSNHHHGSFSFQRLQDKNEDGTVDGECGSVFGGFRIPRSFLKLQANQKKRSAAYRELLHTCDQNEELGERKEQNLKLEMFVLLPLELLVEISLLGGEKTGGVVAFHLRNHQSRLIRSLFLLLIFFHVECFQTVKFNSTKTSECMLFPFANLLPSLRLYANICSTIGFTSHQ, encoded by the exons ATGGAG TATCCTGGGTTTTCTGTTACGCAGAGGAAAAATCCTCAATGGAACAAAGTTGCTCACAGTAATCATCATCATGGGTCCTTCTCTTTTCAAAG ATTACAGGATAAAAATGAGGATGGAACAGTGGATGGAGAGTGTGGGTCGGTGTTTGGAGGATTTAGAATTCCTCGAAGTTTTTTGAAACTTCAAGCCAACCAGAAGAAAAGGAGTGCTGCTTACAGGGAACTTTTGCACACTTGTGATCAGAATGAAGAGCTTGGAGAAAGGAAAGAGCAAAATCTCAAG CTTGAAATGTTTGTGCTTTTGCCTTTGGAACTGTTGGTGGAAATATCACTGCTAGGAGGGGAAAAAACAGGGGGTGTTGTGGCTTTTCATTTAAGAAATCACCAAAGCAGACTGATCCGCTCTCTATTCTTGCTGTTGATCTTTTTTCACGTAGAGTGTTTTCAGACTGTTAAATTCAACAGTACAAAGACAAGTGAGTGTATGTTGTTTCCTTTTGCCAATCTCTTGCCTTCACTGCGTCTATATGCAAATATCTGTTCGACAATTGGGTTCACTTCCCATCAATAG
- the LOC18109151 gene encoding uncharacterized protein LOC18109151 isoform X1 produces the protein MEYPGFSVTQRKNPQWNKVAHSNHHHGSFSFQRLQDKNEDGTVDGECGSVFGGFRIPRSFLKLQANQKKRSAAYRELLHTCDQNEELGERKEQNLKVFTLEMFVLLPLELLVEISLLGGEKTGGVVAFHLRNHQSRLIRSLFLLLIFFHVECFQTVKFNSTKTSECMLFPFANLLPSLRLYANICSTIGFTSHQ, from the exons ATGGAG TATCCTGGGTTTTCTGTTACGCAGAGGAAAAATCCTCAATGGAACAAAGTTGCTCACAGTAATCATCATCATGGGTCCTTCTCTTTTCAAAG ATTACAGGATAAAAATGAGGATGGAACAGTGGATGGAGAGTGTGGGTCGGTGTTTGGAGGATTTAGAATTCCTCGAAGTTTTTTGAAACTTCAAGCCAACCAGAAGAAAAGGAGTGCTGCTTACAGGGAACTTTTGCACACTTGTGATCAGAATGAAGAGCTTGGAGAAAGGAAAGAGCAAAATCTCAAGGTATTCACG CTTGAAATGTTTGTGCTTTTGCCTTTGGAACTGTTGGTGGAAATATCACTGCTAGGAGGGGAAAAAACAGGGGGTGTTGTGGCTTTTCATTTAAGAAATCACCAAAGCAGACTGATCCGCTCTCTATTCTTGCTGTTGATCTTTTTTCACGTAGAGTGTTTTCAGACTGTTAAATTCAACAGTACAAAGACAAGTGAGTGTATGTTGTTTCCTTTTGCCAATCTCTTGCCTTCACTGCGTCTATATGCAAATATCTGTTCGACAATTGGGTTCACTTCCCATCAATAG
- the LOC7472673 gene encoding (S)-8-oxocitronellyl enol synthase CYC2 isoform X1 codes for MSRWWAGAIGGAKQQSENGNAFRGHHSVALVIGVTGIVGNSLAEILPLSDTPGGPWKVYGVARRPRPNWNLDHPVEYIQCDISNTAETQAKLSQLTDVTHIFYVTWALRFTEAENIEANNLMFRNVLQAVIPNALNLKHVCLQTGLKHYVGPFELVGKIEPHDTPYTEDLPRLNAPNFYYDLEDILAGEVAKKEGVTWSVHRPHTILGFSPYSLMNIMGTLCVYAAICKHEGMPLLFPGTESVWDAYSIASDADLIAEQEIWAAVDPNARNEAFNIHNGDVFKWKHLWKVLAEQFGIKKYGLPESGKKVSLTELMKDKGAVWEKIVKDNQLLPNKLEEVGVWWFADFVLGAESIISCMNKSKEHGFLGFRNSKNSLISWVDKLKAHKIVP; via the exons ATGAGCCGGTGGTGGGCAGGTGCAATTGGAGGTGCCAAG CAGCAGTCTGAAAATGGCAACGCGTTCCGAGGACACCATAGCGTGGCTCTAGTAATAGGCGTAACTGGCATTGTTGGCAACAGCTTAGCTGAAATCCTTCCACTCTCCGACACACCTGGTGGACCATGGAAAGTCTACGGAGTGGCCCGTCGTCCACGACCAAATTGGAACTTAGACCACCCTGTTGAATACATCCAATGTGACATATCTAACACGGCGGAAACTCAAGCAAAACTCTCCCAGCTAACTGATGTTACTCATATTTTCTATGTCACATGGGCCCTCCGATTCACGGAGGCCGAGAACATCGAAGCTAATAACCTCATGTTCCGCAATGTCCTCCAGGCTGTTATCCCCAACGCCCTCAATCTCAAACATGTTTGCCTCCAAACTGGTCTTAAACACTATGTTGGTCCATTCGAGTTGGTAGGCAAGATCGAACCACATGACACTCCTTACACGGAGGATCTGCCCAGATTAAACGCACCCAATTTTTACTACGATTTGGAAGACATTCTGGCCGGGGAAGTGGCAAAGAAAGAGGGAGTGACTTGGTCTGTGCACAGGCCGCATACAATTTTGGGGTTTTCTCCATATAGTTTGATGAACATAATGGGCACCCTTTGTGTTTACGCTGCTATATGTAAACATGAAGGGATGCCTTTACTGTTCCCTGGGACCGAGTCTGTTTGGGATGCTTATTCCATCGCATCTGATGCAGATCTGATTGCTGAGCAGGAAATTTGGGCAGCTGTGGATCCTAATGCACGAAATGAAGCGTTTAATATCCACAATGGAGATGTTTTTAAGTGGAAGCATTTGTGGAAGGTTTTGGCTGAACAGTtcgggataaaaaaatatggtttgccTGAGAGTGGGAAGAAAGTGAGCTTGACGGAGTTGATGAAGGATAAAGGAGCAGTGTGGGAGAAAATTGTGAAGGATAATCAGCTGTTGCCTAACAAGTTGGAGGAGGTAGGAGTGTGGTGGTTTGCAGATTTTGTGTTGGGTGCAGAGTCCATTATTTCGTGTATGAATAAGAGTAAGGAGCATGGGTTTCTGGGGTTTAGGAATTCCAAGAATTCACTGATTTCGTGGGTGGACAAGTTGAAGGCTCATAAGATTGTGCCTTGA
- the LOC7472673 gene encoding (S)-8-oxocitronellyl enol synthase CYC2 isoform X2 — protein sequence MSRWWAGAIGGAKQSENGNAFRGHHSVALVIGVTGIVGNSLAEILPLSDTPGGPWKVYGVARRPRPNWNLDHPVEYIQCDISNTAETQAKLSQLTDVTHIFYVTWALRFTEAENIEANNLMFRNVLQAVIPNALNLKHVCLQTGLKHYVGPFELVGKIEPHDTPYTEDLPRLNAPNFYYDLEDILAGEVAKKEGVTWSVHRPHTILGFSPYSLMNIMGTLCVYAAICKHEGMPLLFPGTESVWDAYSIASDADLIAEQEIWAAVDPNARNEAFNIHNGDVFKWKHLWKVLAEQFGIKKYGLPESGKKVSLTELMKDKGAVWEKIVKDNQLLPNKLEEVGVWWFADFVLGAESIISCMNKSKEHGFLGFRNSKNSLISWVDKLKAHKIVP from the exons ATGAGCCGGTGGTGGGCAGGTGCAATTGGAGGTGCCAAG CAGTCTGAAAATGGCAACGCGTTCCGAGGACACCATAGCGTGGCTCTAGTAATAGGCGTAACTGGCATTGTTGGCAACAGCTTAGCTGAAATCCTTCCACTCTCCGACACACCTGGTGGACCATGGAAAGTCTACGGAGTGGCCCGTCGTCCACGACCAAATTGGAACTTAGACCACCCTGTTGAATACATCCAATGTGACATATCTAACACGGCGGAAACTCAAGCAAAACTCTCCCAGCTAACTGATGTTACTCATATTTTCTATGTCACATGGGCCCTCCGATTCACGGAGGCCGAGAACATCGAAGCTAATAACCTCATGTTCCGCAATGTCCTCCAGGCTGTTATCCCCAACGCCCTCAATCTCAAACATGTTTGCCTCCAAACTGGTCTTAAACACTATGTTGGTCCATTCGAGTTGGTAGGCAAGATCGAACCACATGACACTCCTTACACGGAGGATCTGCCCAGATTAAACGCACCCAATTTTTACTACGATTTGGAAGACATTCTGGCCGGGGAAGTGGCAAAGAAAGAGGGAGTGACTTGGTCTGTGCACAGGCCGCATACAATTTTGGGGTTTTCTCCATATAGTTTGATGAACATAATGGGCACCCTTTGTGTTTACGCTGCTATATGTAAACATGAAGGGATGCCTTTACTGTTCCCTGGGACCGAGTCTGTTTGGGATGCTTATTCCATCGCATCTGATGCAGATCTGATTGCTGAGCAGGAAATTTGGGCAGCTGTGGATCCTAATGCACGAAATGAAGCGTTTAATATCCACAATGGAGATGTTTTTAAGTGGAAGCATTTGTGGAAGGTTTTGGCTGAACAGTtcgggataaaaaaatatggtttgccTGAGAGTGGGAAGAAAGTGAGCTTGACGGAGTTGATGAAGGATAAAGGAGCAGTGTGGGAGAAAATTGTGAAGGATAATCAGCTGTTGCCTAACAAGTTGGAGGAGGTAGGAGTGTGGTGGTTTGCAGATTTTGTGTTGGGTGCAGAGTCCATTATTTCGTGTATGAATAAGAGTAAGGAGCATGGGTTTCTGGGGTTTAGGAATTCCAAGAATTCACTGATTTCGTGGGTGGACAAGTTGAAGGCTCATAAGATTGTGCCTTGA